In one Melaminivora jejuensis genomic region, the following are encoded:
- a CDS encoding 3-keto-5-aminohexanoate cleavage protein, translated as MSAANPHNKAVVTCAITGVLTDPAQHHVPVTPEQLAQEARRAYDAGASVIHVHFRSQEPGRGHLPSWDPQVAQACVQAMREACPGIIINQTTGVVGPHYQGPLDCLRATRPEMAACNAGSLNYLKVRANGTWAWPPMLFDNQPAKVQDFLDVMEETGTLPEFECFDVGIVRCVQMYVQTGMYTRGLPEYNFVMGVESGMPADPDLLPILLKLKIEGAPWQATVIGRSEIWPVHQRVAELGGHLRTGLEDSFYLPDGSKATSNGPMIEQLVQCARRAGREVASTDEARAILGLAA; from the coding sequence ATGAGCGCAGCCAATCCCCACAACAAAGCCGTCGTCACCTGTGCCATCACCGGCGTGCTGACCGACCCGGCGCAGCACCACGTGCCCGTCACCCCCGAGCAATTGGCCCAGGAAGCGCGCCGCGCCTACGACGCCGGCGCCAGCGTGATCCACGTCCACTTTCGCAGCCAGGAGCCGGGCCGCGGCCACCTGCCCAGCTGGGATCCGCAGGTCGCCCAGGCTTGCGTGCAAGCCATGCGCGAGGCCTGCCCCGGCATCATCATCAACCAGACCACCGGTGTGGTCGGGCCGCACTACCAGGGGCCGCTGGATTGCCTACGCGCCACCCGGCCCGAAATGGCGGCGTGCAATGCCGGCTCGCTGAACTACCTGAAAGTGCGCGCCAATGGCACCTGGGCCTGGCCGCCCATGCTGTTCGACAACCAGCCGGCCAAGGTGCAGGACTTCCTGGACGTGATGGAGGAAACCGGCACCCTGCCCGAGTTCGAATGCTTCGATGTGGGCATCGTGCGCTGCGTGCAGATGTATGTGCAGACCGGCATGTACACGCGCGGCCTGCCGGAATACAACTTCGTCATGGGTGTCGAGTCCGGTATGCCGGCCGACCCGGATCTGCTGCCGATCCTGCTCAAGCTCAAGATCGAGGGCGCGCCCTGGCAGGCCACGGTGATTGGCCGCAGCGAGATCTGGCCTGTCCACCAGCGCGTGGCCGAGTTGGGCGGGCATCTGCGCACCGGGCTGGAGGACAGCTTCTACCTGCCGGATGGCAGCAAGGCCACGTCCAACGGCCCCATGATTGAGCAGCTCGTGCAGTGCGCGCGCCGCGCCGGGCGCGAGGTGGCCAGCACCGATGAGGCGCGCGCCATCCTGGGGCTGGCGGCCTGA
- a CDS encoding acyl-CoA dehydrogenase family protein, protein MNAPASAEQLGSERAEREALTDTITRFARSEIAPHADAWDAAGEFPRELYRRAAELGLLGLGYPEEYGGTPVSYAMRVPLWRALSRHGASGGVLASLFSHNIGLPPVVNFASAAVRAEVIPPVLAGEQIAALAITEPGGGSDVARLATTARRDGDDYIVNGEKVFITSGMRADWITAAVRTGEPGSKGAGGISMLLIPASSAGLSRSPLAKMGWLCSDTAHLRFDNVRVPARYLLGEEGQGFRIIMGNFNGERFGLAASALGFAEACFDEALAWARQRRAFGAALVEHQVIRHKLADMQMRIQSTAAWVDAIAARADAGDTGPDWVAQICLLKNHATQTMQFCADQAVQILGGMGFMRGTVSERIYREVKVMMIGGGAEEIMKDLAVRQLGL, encoded by the coding sequence ATGAACGCCCCCGCCAGCGCCGAGCAGCTGGGCAGCGAGCGCGCCGAGCGCGAAGCCCTGACCGACACCATCACCCGCTTCGCCAGAAGCGAGATCGCGCCGCACGCTGACGCCTGGGACGCCGCCGGCGAATTCCCGCGCGAGCTGTACCGCCGCGCCGCCGAGCTGGGCCTGCTGGGCCTGGGCTATCCCGAGGAGTACGGCGGCACGCCGGTGAGCTACGCCATGCGCGTGCCGCTGTGGCGCGCGCTCAGCCGCCACGGCGCCAGCGGCGGCGTGCTGGCCAGCCTGTTCTCGCACAACATCGGCCTGCCGCCGGTGGTCAACTTCGCCAGCGCCGCCGTGCGCGCCGAGGTCATCCCGCCGGTGCTGGCCGGCGAGCAGATCGCCGCGCTGGCCATCACCGAACCCGGCGGCGGCTCCGACGTGGCGCGCCTGGCGACCACCGCCCGGCGCGATGGCGATGATTACATCGTCAACGGCGAAAAAGTCTTCATCACCTCCGGTATGCGCGCCGACTGGATCACGGCTGCCGTGCGCACGGGCGAGCCGGGCAGCAAGGGCGCGGGCGGTATCTCCATGCTTTTGATCCCGGCGAGCAGCGCCGGCCTGTCGCGCAGCCCGCTGGCCAAGATGGGCTGGCTGTGCTCGGATACGGCGCACCTGCGCTTTGACAACGTGCGCGTGCCGGCGCGCTATCTGCTGGGTGAGGAAGGCCAGGGCTTTCGCATCATCATGGGCAATTTCAACGGCGAGCGCTTCGGCCTGGCGGCCTCGGCCCTGGGCTTTGCCGAGGCCTGCTTCGACGAGGCGCTGGCCTGGGCGCGCCAGCGCCGGGCGTTTGGTGCAGCGCTGGTCGAGCACCAGGTCATCCGCCACAAGCTGGCCGACATGCAGATGCGCATCCAATCCACCGCCGCCTGGGTGGACGCCATCGCCGCCCGCGCCGATGCCGGCGATACCGGGCCGGATTGGGTGGCGCAGATCTGCCTGCTGAAGAACCACGCCACGCAGACCATGCAGTTCTGCGCCGACCAGGCCGTACAGATTCTGGGCGGCATGGGCTTCATGCGTGGCACCGTGAGCGAGCGCATCTACCGCGAAGTCAAAGTGATGATGATCGGCGGCGGCGCGGAAGAAATCATGAAAGATTTGGCCGTGCGGCAGCTCGGCCTGTGA
- a CDS encoding SDR family oxidoreductase, whose translation MTLSSSTPPSAQPGGGYRSVFAPGLLAGQVIIVTGGGSGIGRCSAHELAHLGAQVVLVGRKADKLAAVQQEIEADGGHASAHSCDIRSEDGVVQLVQQVLAAHGRIDGLVNNAGGQFMSPLESISARGWEAVVNTNLTGGFLLARECFRQWMGEHGGAIVNIVADMWGSMPGMGHSGAARAGMVSFTETAAVEWARAGVRVNAVAPGYIASSGMDNYPPEAAQMLRAIPRTVPAGRMGTEAEVSAAIAFLLSPAASFISGTTLRVDGARPQGRAGWGMQLPDEQARQRAAVQPFEGFHRAQTPRVFAKAEAAAAGH comes from the coding sequence GTGACGCTTTCTTCCTCCACCCCGCCCTCCGCCCAGCCCGGCGGCGGCTACCGGTCGGTCTTTGCGCCCGGTCTGCTGGCCGGCCAGGTCATCATCGTCACGGGCGGCGGCTCGGGCATTGGCCGCTGCAGCGCGCACGAACTGGCGCACCTGGGCGCACAGGTGGTGCTGGTCGGGCGCAAGGCCGACAAGCTGGCCGCCGTCCAGCAGGAGATCGAGGCCGACGGCGGCCACGCCTCAGCGCACTCCTGCGACATCCGCAGCGAGGACGGTGTCGTGCAACTGGTGCAGCAGGTGCTGGCCGCGCATGGCCGCATCGACGGCCTGGTCAACAACGCTGGCGGGCAGTTCATGTCGCCGCTGGAGAGCATTTCGGCCAGGGGCTGGGAGGCGGTGGTCAACACCAACCTGACGGGCGGCTTTTTGCTGGCGCGCGAGTGCTTCAGGCAGTGGATGGGCGAGCACGGCGGCGCCATCGTCAACATCGTCGCCGACATGTGGGGCTCCATGCCCGGCATGGGCCACAGCGGCGCAGCGCGCGCCGGCATGGTCAGCTTCACCGAGACGGCAGCCGTCGAGTGGGCGCGCGCCGGCGTGCGCGTCAACGCCGTGGCGCCGGGCTACATCGCCTCCAGCGGCATGGACAACTACCCGCCCGAGGCGGCGCAGATGCTGCGCGCCATCCCGCGCACTGTGCCCGCCGGGCGCATGGGCACGGAGGCCGAGGTGTCGGCGGCCATCGCCTTCCTGCTCAGCCCGGCGGCCAGCTTCATCAGCGGCACCACGCTGCGCGTGGACGGCGCCCGGCCCCAGGGGCGCGCCGGCTGGGGTATGCAGCTGCCAGACGAGCAGGCGCGCCAGCGCGCTGCCGTGCAGCCCTTCGAGGGCTTTCACCGGGCGCAGACGCCGCGCGTATTCGCCAAGGCCGAAGCCGCTGCAGCCGGCCACTGA
- a CDS encoding TetR/AcrR family transcriptional regulator, with translation MPGLPQSPAAAAADVLPKRPRGRPRKSADALDDGNRRRALMDKAARLFLTQGYAATSTRDIAAATGMHSGSPYYHFKSKSALLHAVMAEGMAMALQSQQETLDALSPDAGARAQLRVLIRHHFEILLGPRSGFIPVMLYEWRSLTAAQRKDVARIKDAYEAAWMPALQALAREGALQAEPAVARLFIFGALNWAVSWFSPKKGLSLDALSEQALALFIQKD, from the coding sequence ATGCCGGGGCTGCCGCAATCGCCAGCCGCAGCCGCTGCGGATGTACTGCCCAAGCGTCCGCGCGGGCGCCCGCGCAAGAGTGCCGACGCCCTTGATGACGGCAACCGCCGCCGCGCGCTCATGGACAAGGCGGCCCGGCTGTTCCTCACCCAGGGCTACGCGGCCACCAGCACGCGCGACATCGCTGCCGCCACCGGTATGCACAGCGGCTCGCCCTACTACCACTTCAAGAGCAAGAGCGCCCTGCTGCACGCCGTCATGGCCGAGGGCATGGCCATGGCGCTGCAAAGCCAGCAGGAGACGCTGGACGCGCTGAGCCCGGATGCCGGCGCACGCGCGCAGCTGCGCGTGCTGATCCGCCACCACTTCGAGATCCTGCTGGGCCCCAGGAGCGGCTTCATCCCGGTGATGCTGTACGAATGGCGCTCGCTCACCGCTGCGCAGAGGAAGGACGTGGCGCGCATCAAGGATGCCTATGAGGCGGCCTGGATGCCAGCGCTGCAGGCGCTGGCGCGCGAGGGCGCGCTGCAGGCCGAACCGGCGGTGGCGCGCCTGTTCATCTTCGGCGCGCTGAACTGGGCGGTGAGCTGGTTTTCCCCGAAAAAAGGCCTCTCGCTCGACGCCCTGTCCGAGCAGGCGCTGGCCTTGTTCATCCAGAAAGATTGA
- a CDS encoding DNA internalization-related competence protein ComEC/Rec2 → MVISVRFEKGRQVLHSARPWAGSAALLGVVLGTAVQLQQAALWGWPAYGAALALGLLILVQAWRGLGARRPVMRAGAALLGAAALAWGLCGLRALVFLSGALAPALQGQDVRVTGVVAAMPQPGESGLRLRLAVESARLGDRPMALPKLIDLSWYAAGWGRPAAHPPPDVQAGERWRLTVRLKAPHGARNPHGFDYELWLWGQGVQATGYVRAGGRDAPPERLGSTWRYPVEQLRQHVRDAIVRRLATPQADEARRRAAGVVAALVTGDQRAIDRADWEVFRITGVAHLMSISGLHITLFAWLAAAALGWLWRRSARLCLLTPAPHAALVGGVLLAAAYALFSGWGVPAQRTVLMLASVALLRLSGRHWPWPQVWLLACAVVVLADPWALLQAGFWLSFVAVGILFATDKGAVSARQSRVSGLFLSLLREQWVVTLALSPLTLLLFGQVSLVGLIANVLAIPWTTAVVLPLALGGVLWPWLWQPAAASVELLALWLQWLAAWPGAQLQLPQAPLWAGLAAVVGGLVLALRLPWALRLLGLPLLLPALLWQPPRPAPGQFELLALDVGQGQAVLVRTARYSLLYDTGPRYSTSADAGERVVVPLLQAWGERLQHVVLSHSDGDHTGGTAAVLQHQGAAALLASFDPAPALPAGRSVQPCQAGQRWSRDGVEFQFLHPGPQPAGPAPRPNARSCVLRVQAQPVRPGVPGAAALLAGDIERAQERALVAAAAPLAAQVLLVPHHGSKTSSSEAFIDAVQPRLALVQSGWRNPFGHPAPEVVQRYRQRGIELVASPACGAARWASDAGRLHCERQQGRRYWHHLIDEHEQEQR, encoded by the coding sequence ATGGTGATCTCCGTCAGGTTTGAAAAAGGCCGGCAAGTGTTGCACAGCGCCCGACCCTGGGCGGGCAGCGCCGCCCTGCTGGGTGTCGTGCTGGGCACGGCAGTGCAATTGCAGCAGGCGGCCCTGTGGGGCTGGCCGGCCTACGGCGCAGCCCTGGCGCTGGGCCTGCTGATCCTCGTCCAGGCGTGGCGTGGCCTGGGCGCGCGGCGTCCCGTCATGCGTGCCGGGGCGGCCCTGCTGGGAGCGGCAGCGCTGGCCTGGGGGCTGTGCGGCCTGCGCGCGCTGGTGTTTCTGTCCGGCGCACTGGCCCCGGCGCTGCAGGGCCAGGATGTACGCGTGACGGGTGTGGTCGCCGCCATGCCCCAGCCGGGCGAGAGCGGCCTGCGCCTGCGCCTGGCGGTGGAGTCGGCCCGGCTGGGAGATCGGCCAATGGCGTTGCCGAAGTTGATCGACCTGAGCTGGTATGCCGCCGGCTGGGGCCGGCCGGCAGCGCATCCGCCGCCCGATGTGCAGGCTGGCGAGCGCTGGCGCCTGACGGTGCGCCTGAAAGCGCCGCACGGGGCGCGCAACCCGCATGGCTTCGACTACGAGCTGTGGCTGTGGGGGCAGGGCGTGCAGGCCACTGGCTATGTGCGCGCCGGTGGGCGCGACGCGCCGCCCGAGCGGCTGGGCAGCACCTGGCGATACCCGGTCGAGCAACTGCGCCAGCATGTGCGCGACGCCATCGTGCGCCGGCTGGCCACGCCCCAGGCTGACGAGGCGCGCCGGCGCGCCGCCGGTGTGGTGGCGGCATTGGTCACCGGCGACCAGCGCGCCATAGACCGCGCCGACTGGGAGGTGTTTCGCATCACCGGCGTGGCGCACTTGATGAGCATCTCAGGCCTGCATATCACCTTGTTCGCCTGGCTGGCAGCGGCGGCCCTGGGCTGGCTGTGGCGCAGGAGCGCGCGCCTGTGCCTGCTGACCCCGGCGCCGCACGCGGCCCTGGTGGGCGGCGTGCTGCTGGCGGCGGCTTATGCCCTGTTCAGCGGCTGGGGCGTGCCGGCGCAGCGCACCGTGCTGATGCTGGCCAGCGTGGCGCTGCTGCGCTTGTCGGGACGGCACTGGCCCTGGCCGCAGGTCTGGCTGCTGGCCTGTGCGGTGGTGGTGCTGGCCGACCCCTGGGCCTTGCTGCAGGCCGGCTTTTGGCTCAGCTTTGTTGCCGTGGGTATTCTTTTTGCTACCGATAAAGGAGCTGTCAGCGCACGCCAGTCAAGGGTTTCAGGCCTATTTCTATCATTATTGCGTGAGCAATGGGTGGTCACGCTGGCGCTCAGCCCGCTGACGCTGCTGCTGTTCGGCCAGGTGTCGCTGGTGGGGTTGATCGCCAATGTGCTGGCCATTCCCTGGACGACGGCGGTGGTGCTGCCGCTGGCCCTGGGCGGGGTGCTGTGGCCGTGGCTGTGGCAGCCGGCGGCGGCAAGCGTGGAGTTGCTGGCGCTGTGGCTGCAGTGGCTGGCCGCCTGGCCCGGAGCGCAGTTGCAGTTGCCGCAGGCGCCGCTGTGGGCCGGCCTGGCAGCGGTGGTGGGCGGTCTGGTGCTGGCGCTGCGCCTGCCCTGGGCCTTGCGGCTGCTGGGCCTGCCGCTGCTGCTGCCGGCGCTGCTGTGGCAGCCGCCGCGCCCGGCACCCGGCCAGTTCGAGCTGCTGGCGCTGGATGTCGGCCAGGGCCAGGCGGTGCTGGTGCGTACGGCCCGCTACAGCCTGCTGTACGACACCGGCCCGCGCTACAGCACCAGTGCCGATGCTGGCGAGCGCGTGGTGGTGCCGCTGCTGCAGGCCTGGGGCGAGCGGCTGCAGCATGTCGTGCTCAGCCACAGCGACGGCGACCACACCGGCGGCACTGCTGCCGTGCTGCAGCACCAGGGCGCTGCGGCGCTGCTGGCCTCCTTCGACCCGGCGCCGGCCCTGCCGGCTGGGCGCAGCGTGCAGCCCTGCCAGGCCGGCCAGCGCTGGAGCCGCGATGGCGTCGAATTCCAGTTCCTGCACCCAGGGCCGCAGCCTGCCGGGCCAGCGCCGCGCCCCAACGCGCGCAGCTGCGTGCTGCGCGTGCAGGCGCAGCCCGTGCGCCCCGGTGTGCCGGGCGCGGCGGCGCTGCTGGCCGGCGATATCGAGCGCGCCCAGGAGCGCGCCCTAGTCGCCGCCGCTGCGCCCCTGGCGGCGCAGGTGCTGCTGGTGCCGCACCACGGCAGCAAGACTTCCTCCAGCGAGGCCTTCATCGACGCCGTGCAGCCACGCCTGGCCCTGGTGCAGTCGGGCTGGCGCAACCCCTTCGGCCACCCGGCGCCCGAGGTCGTGCAGCGCTATCGCCAGCGCGGCATCGAGCTGGTAGCCAGCCCGGCCTGCGGCGCTGCCCGGTGGGCGTCGGACGCGGGCCGGCTGCACTGCGAGCGCCAGCAGGGGCGGCGCTACTGGCACCACTTGATCGACGAGCACGAGCAAGAACAGCGGTGA
- a CDS encoding methyl-accepting chemotaxis protein — MFRSLRISHKLWLAVLILVILLVAVVGFAGYRSSKSQAQADLVMLDLAERVESALRWQGLTETNAARTEAMIVSSDPAVEAQFKETIPATSARISELQKRLQELATRDVDKAQMARIAQARTAMLELRKKAVALKSAGQHDEAMELIGQQYNPASASYLRTLHEFAEMQRAYSAERKVELGQDRLRTVQIAGVMVLGVLLAIVAGTQFLIRTIQQPLLQASGLAGRIARGDLSARASDSRRGDEFGELLASLEAMRASLARMVAQVRSSTDSIATASDQIAAGNQDLSARTESTSSNLQQTAAAMEEFTSTIAQSAGSASQASQLASSARDVAQRGGAVVSEVVSTMEAIQASSRKISDIIGVIDGIAFQTNILALNAAVEAARAGEQGRGFAVVAGEVRTLAQRAATAAREIKGLIDVSVENVESGSRLVQQAGGTMGEIVQSVQRVADMIGEVTAAAAEQSAGVGQVNQAVGQLDRMTQQNAALVEQSAAAAQSLREQAQQLAQVVSVFKVEDGGGAPAAPVRPAPAAPAPAPMPAAAAPRLAPRPAAPVRVAAPAAGAAATAGAAPVLAARSAPPARKPAAAGAEDDWESF, encoded by the coding sequence ATGTTTCGCTCGCTGCGCATTTCGCACAAGCTCTGGCTGGCGGTGCTGATACTGGTCATCTTGCTGGTGGCGGTGGTCGGCTTTGCCGGCTATCGCTCATCCAAGTCCCAGGCTCAGGCTGATCTGGTGATGCTCGACCTGGCCGAGCGCGTCGAATCGGCTCTGCGCTGGCAGGGCCTGACCGAGACCAATGCGGCGCGCACGGAGGCCATGATCGTCAGCTCCGACCCGGCGGTGGAGGCGCAGTTCAAGGAAACCATTCCGGCCACCTCGGCGCGGATCAGCGAGCTGCAAAAACGCCTGCAGGAGCTGGCCACCCGCGACGTTGACAAGGCGCAGATGGCCAGGATCGCCCAGGCGCGCACGGCCATGCTGGAGCTGCGCAAGAAGGCCGTGGCCCTCAAGAGTGCCGGCCAGCACGACGAGGCCATGGAGCTGATCGGCCAGCAGTACAACCCGGCATCGGCCAGCTACCTGCGCACGCTGCACGAGTTTGCCGAGATGCAGCGGGCCTACTCCGCCGAGCGCAAGGTGGAGCTGGGCCAGGATCGCCTGCGCACCGTGCAGATTGCCGGCGTGATGGTGCTGGGCGTGCTGCTGGCCATCGTGGCCGGCACCCAGTTCCTGATCCGCACCATCCAGCAGCCCCTGCTGCAGGCCAGCGGCCTGGCCGGGCGCATCGCGCGTGGCGACCTGAGTGCGCGCGCCTCCGATTCCCGGCGCGGCGATGAGTTCGGCGAATTGCTGGCCTCGCTGGAGGCCATGCGTGCCTCGCTGGCGCGCATGGTGGCGCAGGTGCGCAGCAGCACCGACAGCATCGCCACCGCCAGCGACCAGATCGCCGCTGGCAACCAGGATCTGTCGGCGCGCACCGAAAGCACCTCCAGCAACCTGCAGCAGACGGCGGCGGCCATGGAGGAGTTCACCAGCACCATTGCCCAGAGCGCCGGCAGCGCCAGCCAAGCCAGCCAGTTGGCCAGCAGCGCGCGCGATGTGGCGCAGCGCGGCGGCGCGGTGGTGTCCGAAGTGGTCAGCACCATGGAGGCCATCCAGGCCAGCAGCCGCAAGATCTCCGACATCATCGGCGTGATCGACGGCATCGCCTTCCAGACCAACATCCTGGCGCTCAACGCCGCTGTCGAAGCCGCGCGTGCCGGCGAGCAGGGCCGGGGCTTTGCCGTAGTGGCCGGCGAGGTGCGCACGCTGGCGCAGCGCGCCGCTACCGCCGCCCGGGAGATCAAGGGCCTGATCGACGTCTCGGTCGAAAACGTGGAGAGCGGCTCGCGCCTGGTGCAGCAGGCTGGCGGCACCATGGGCGAGATCGTGCAGTCGGTGCAGCGCGTAGCTGACATGATCGGTGAGGTCACGGCGGCTGCCGCCGAGCAAAGTGCTGGTGTCGGGCAGGTCAATCAGGCGGTAGGCCAGCTCGACCGGATGACGCAGCAAAACGCTGCGCTGGTCGAGCAAAGTGCCGCTGCCGCGCAAAGCCTGCGCGAGCAGGCGCAGCAGCTGGCGCAGGTGGTGTCGGTCTTCAAGGTGGAGGATGGCGGCGGCGCACCGGCAGCGCCAGTCCGGCCCGCCCCTGCGGCGCCAGCGCCAGCGCCGATGCCGGCTGCTGCCGCACCCCGGCTGGCGCCCCGGCCAGCAGCTCCCGTCCGGGTCGCTGCACCGGCTGCTGGCGCTGCTGCCACTGCTGGTGCCGCGCCTGTGCTTGCTGCCAGAAGTGCGCCACCTGCGCGCAAGCCGGCAGCGGCGGGTGCCGAGGATGACTGGGAAAGCTTTTGA
- a CDS encoding DEAD/DEAH box helicase: protein MSGFAPKIYQQQVLGSVEAYFKACHELPSPSIAFTATTERLWGRGNLYNPLSGFPADMPYFCLRVPTGGGKTWLAAKSVQLVNTHLLRTEHSVILWLVPSKPIREQTLKALKDRSHPYHAALREAGPITVLDLDEAKSVTRATLDTSTTVIVATRQAFQVEDEECRKVYQSSGALMHHFDNLSPVQRDGLLTDGEGSGRTTPYSLANVLRLRRPFVVVDEAHNSRTELAFDMLARFRPSGVMELTATPDLERTPTNVLHSVSAAELKAEEMVKLPVVLQTEPNWQQCLADAIGRRDALHKLADEERRAGAAYLRPLVLIQSEPRRAGIETRDFEKVKNELITNHGIPGSEIVVATGDEKGLEQIDADYKLGIADPACPVKFVITQRALAEGWDCPFAYILVSMASLSSATAVEQLLGRVLRQPGAVHRQAKALNQSYAFVVSRDFAETAGALRDRLVAGAGFERREVAEFVTAARAEQARLDLEGHAGRVVVRPVAITLSEKPDLKSVPKPVRDKVSWDGKLNTLTISTPLTEDEAEVLKASVASETAAAAIVEAAEVSRTTAIEFFQTPAELGVRFRVPQLALRVQGGQGELALFDDPEVLEYPWDLSPYDAAPTADDLTALGAALKVSEGGEIDIDASGRLVSRFLPDLQRDLGLVYQPENWDEVRIATWLCRNLPEPSLTHASKQAFVAAWVTDLLRREGFTLARANLQKFLVRNLIEARIRELRKQAVGAAFQQALFGDGAATRVAVTDQYAFEFHAQAYAPSRDYDGRFGHFDFRKHFYGRMGDFDSKEEFECACQLDMWAQQGRIRYWVRNLVRREGSSFFLQKADGRFYPDFLCQLPDSAGQPGPILAVEYKGADRWNGAEDDRLIGGLWAQLSEGRCRFVMVKDKRWDWVEKALG, encoded by the coding sequence ATGTCCGGGTTCGCACCGAAAATCTATCAACAGCAAGTGCTCGGCAGTGTGGAGGCCTATTTCAAAGCCTGCCACGAATTGCCGTCACCTTCGATTGCCTTCACCGCCACCACCGAACGCCTGTGGGGACGCGGCAATCTGTACAACCCGCTGTCGGGCTTTCCGGCCGACATGCCGTATTTCTGTCTGCGCGTACCCACCGGCGGCGGAAAGACCTGGCTGGCGGCGAAAAGCGTTCAACTGGTCAACACGCATCTGCTGCGCACCGAGCACAGCGTGATTCTGTGGCTGGTGCCCAGCAAGCCGATCCGCGAACAGACCCTCAAGGCGCTGAAGGATCGCAGCCATCCCTATCACGCCGCACTGCGCGAGGCAGGCCCGATCACGGTGCTCGACTTGGACGAAGCCAAGAGCGTGACCCGTGCCACGCTGGACACCTCGACCACGGTGATCGTGGCCACACGGCAGGCCTTCCAGGTGGAAGATGAAGAATGCCGCAAGGTGTACCAGTCCAGCGGCGCACTGATGCACCACTTCGACAACCTGTCGCCAGTGCAGCGCGATGGCTTGCTGACCGATGGCGAGGGCAGCGGGCGCACCACGCCGTATTCACTGGCCAACGTGCTGCGGCTGCGCCGCCCGTTCGTGGTGGTGGACGAGGCGCACAACAGCCGCACCGAACTGGCCTTCGATATGCTGGCGCGCTTTCGCCCCAGCGGCGTGATGGAGCTGACCGCCACGCCCGATCTGGAGCGCACACCGACCAATGTGCTGCACAGCGTATCCGCCGCCGAGTTGAAGGCGGAGGAAATGGTCAAGCTGCCGGTGGTGCTGCAAACCGAGCCGAACTGGCAGCAGTGTCTGGCCGATGCCATTGGCCGACGCGATGCCCTGCACAAGCTGGCCGATGAAGAACGCCGCGCCGGCGCAGCCTATCTGCGCCCGCTGGTGCTGATTCAGTCCGAACCTCGCCGCGCCGGTATCGAAACGCGGGACTTCGAAAAGGTGAAGAACGAGCTGATCACCAACCACGGCATTCCCGGCAGCGAAATCGTGGTGGCCACGGGTGACGAAAAGGGCCTGGAGCAGATCGACGCTGACTACAAACTGGGCATTGCCGATCCGGCTTGCCCGGTGAAATTCGTCATTACCCAGAGAGCGCTGGCCGAGGGCTGGGATTGCCCGTTTGCCTACATTCTGGTGAGCATGGCCTCGCTGTCGTCGGCTACGGCGGTGGAGCAGTTGCTTGGGCGCGTGTTGCGGCAGCCAGGTGCTGTCCACCGGCAGGCCAAGGCGTTGAATCAATCCTATGCCTTCGTGGTATCGCGCGACTTTGCCGAAACAGCGGGGGCGCTGCGCGACCGTCTGGTGGCCGGCGCCGGGTTCGAGCGGCGCGAAGTCGCTGAATTCGTCACGGCCGCCAGGGCCGAACAGGCCCGGCTTGACCTGGAGGGCCATGCCGGGCGCGTGGTCGTTCGGCCCGTAGCGATCACATTGTCCGAAAAGCCCGACCTGAAGAGCGTACCGAAGCCGGTACGAGACAAAGTGAGTTGGGACGGCAAGCTCAACACGCTGACCATCAGCACGCCGCTCACGGAGGATGAGGCCGAAGTGCTCAAGGCGTCGGTTGCCTCCGAAACCGCTGCGGCGGCAATTGTGGAAGCCGCCGAAGTCAGCCGCACCACGGCGATCGAATTCTTCCAGACGCCGGCTGAACTGGGCGTGCGTTTCCGGGTGCCGCAGTTGGCCTTGCGGGTGCAGGGCGGGCAAGGTGAATTGGCGCTGTTTGATGACCCGGAGGTGCTGGAGTATCCGTGGGATCTTTCACCCTACGATGCCGCACCGACGGCCGATGACCTGACGGCATTGGGGGCGGCGCTGAAGGTGTCGGAAGGCGGCGAGATCGATATCGATGCGAGTGGTCGCCTGGTGTCCCGCTTCCTGCCCGATTTGCAGCGCGATCTGGGTCTTGTTTATCAACCCGAAAACTGGGATGAAGTTCGCATCGCCACCTGGCTGTGTCGCAACCTCCCCGAGCCCTCACTGACCCACGCGAGCAAGCAGGCATTTGTTGCTGCGTGGGTCACCGATCTGCTGCGACGTGAAGGTTTCACGCTGGCACGCGCCAACCTGCAGAAATTTTTGGTCCGCAATCTGATCGAGGCCCGAATTCGCGAGCTGCGCAAGCAGGCCGTTGGCGCGGCCTTCCAGCAGGCGCTGTTCGGAGACGGCGCAGCCACCCGAGTGGCAGTGACCGATCAATACGCTTTCGAGTTTCACGCCCAGGCCTATGCCCCGAGCCGCGATTACGACGGGCGTTTCGGGCACTTTGATTTCCGCAAGCACTTCTATGGGCGGATGGGTGACTTCGATAGCAAGGAAGAATTCGAATGCGCCTGCCAGCTGGATATGTGGGCGCAGCAGGGCCGGATCCGGTACTGGGTGCGTAATCTGGTTCGGCGTGAGGGCAGCTCATTTTTTCTGCAGAAGGCCGATGGCCGCTTCTACCCTGATTTTCTCTGCCAATTGCCCGATTCGGCGGGCCAGCCGGGGCCGATTCTGGCGGTTGAATACAAGGGCGCGGATCGATGGAACGGGGCTGAGGATGACCGCCTGATCGGTGGCCTATGGGCCCAGCTGTCGGAAGGCCGCTGCCGGTTTGTGATGGTCAAGGACAAGCGCTGGGATTGGGTCGAGAAGGCGCTTGGATGA